The genomic stretch CAGGTACTCCGGCTCAACCAGCTCAGGCAAATTTGACGGCAACTGAAACTGCCCGCCAAACGGAGAAATAATTCGCCCCACCGTCTGCATGTCTGGTCCGGGAATCCAACCCTCCCGAATAGACTGCTTCAGCGCAAGGTCACCGTAGTTGCCGCTGTTGCCCAAATCACGAATGGAGGTAAAACCGTGTTCAAGCAAAGATCTCGCGTTGGTTACGCCCTGGATAGCGCGGTACGCCGTGGATTCGATTACATTGGTAAAGAAAAACCGGCCAAAGTCGCGGCCTGGCTGCGTGGAAAGGGCGAGGTGGGTGTGCGACTCTACCATGCCAGGCATTATCACGGCATCTGACAAATCGATTACCTCCGCATCGCGTGGAATGTCCACGTCTGCACCCACCGCGACAATCCGCTCCCCTTCAATATGGATCACCTGATCGGAAAGCAATGTGCCAGACTCAATGTCTACCACGCCGCCGGCGCGAATATAGGTTGATTGCGCCTGCACCAGATTTGTAGAAAACGCGAGTAGAAAAAGGAGGTAAATAATGCGCATGGGAAACACTGAGTGGGAAGCCGTTTATGGTTTAGAATGCCTCAATAAACAGCTTTTAGGGCAATTTCTCCATTATCAAACATGTTGCGTTTTGCGCAAGGCGCGTGCTTTCCGTAATTTTTTGGTAGACGCCGGCTTACATCCGGTCCTATTTTGACAGCAATTTGTAAAAATCATAATGTATATAACCACTCGATGTAAACCATTTTCCAGCCTCATCATCCCTGTACTTCTTCTGTGTGGCCTTTTCATGACGGCATGTGACGGACAGGAAGACGAACCCACAGAATCGGTACCCAAGGTACGTGCATGGCAAATGGTGGCGTCAACTAATACCCCACAAGAGCGTCACGAGCACGCGTATGTTGAAGTCGATGACGCCTTTTATCTTGTTGGCGGACGGGGACAGCGCCCGGTGCAAAAATATGATCCGAATACCCAAACCTGGGAGAACCTGAGCGCACCACCCTTTCAAATGCACCATTTCCAGGCTGTGGGATACGATGGCAAAATTTATGTCATGGGCGCCTTTACAGATGGTTACCCGGATGAAAACCCCATCCCCAACATCTATATTTTCGACCCGGTAGCTGATACCTGGACCGCCGGCCCTGAAATACCGGCTGATCGCCGACGGGGTGCTGCCGGTGCCGTGGTGCATAACGATGAATTCTACATTGTCGCCGGCATCCAGAACGGCCACACCGACGGCCACGTTACCTGGCTCGACAAATACAACCCGGCTACCGATACATGGACCCAACTGGCTGATGCGCCACGGGCACGCGACCACTTCCAGGCCGTTGTGCTCGACGGCAAGCTGTACGCAACTGCCGGCCGGCGCAGCTCGTTTGCAACCAACGAAGTATTTCAACTAACCGAAGCTGCTGTGGATGTATACGATATCGCAAGTGATACCTGGACAACCCTGCCGGCAGTTGCCAACATCCCAACCGAGCGCGCCGGCACTGCTGCCGTTGCCCTTGATGGCAAAGTGGTAGTTCTCGGCGGCGAAAGTGGCAGACAGATTCCGGGCATGGAGCAAAGTCCACCACCAGCACATACAGAAGTTGAGGCTTACAACCCGGCTACCGGTAGCTGGGAAACGCTGCCGCCCATGCTTGAGGGCCGGCATGGTACACAGGCCATTGTGTATGATGATGCCGTTTACATTGCAGCCGGCTCCAGAACGCTCGGTGGTAATGAGATAAATTCACACGAAGTCTTTGCAGCCACGGCTGATAACGAGTAATCAGATGTGCGAGCAGCCGTATCTTTGAGTAACCTAAATGTAGATGATATGGCTGTGAAATCAAGAAAATCTAACAAGGTCTTGTTAGGCATCCGTTTGTTGATGCCCATCTTCGCCGTGTCTTTCCTCGTCTGGCAGATTACTTCCATGCAAGCCAGGAACGTGGATGATGCACTGCTGGAAAGCTCAGCGACTGTTACAACAACCCATATCGAAGAATACATCGAATTCAAACCGGCGACCGATACCCTCGGCGCCGGCTTGCTCTTTTATCCCGGTGCACTCGTTGATCCCGTGGCTTACGTCCCGATGGCCCGTGCTATTGCCGAGGCTGGCTTTGTGGTCCGTATCATCAAAGTCCCATACCGCATGGATCGGTTTCCCTGGCAACGGGAAGCCGTGAAGGAACGCACAGATGCTGCTGTTGCAGAACGCAATTGGGTGTTGGGTGGCCATTCACGAGGCGCCCGAATGGCGCTTGCCTACACTGTAGAAAACGAAGCAAAACTGTCTGGTTTGCTCCTGATTGGCTCTTCTCATCCACGGGAAGTCAGCCATGCAAACCTGGCGTTTCCTGTATTAAAGATATATGGTTCGCGAGATGGCTTGGCGAGTCCGGAAGAGGTTGAGCAATACAAACACAATTTGCCGGCGCATACCATCTGGCACCGCGTAGAAGGAGGCAACCACGCCCAATTTGCCTGGTATGGCAGCCAATTGGGAGATGACAGCGCAACCATTTCACGCGAAGCCCAACATCAGGCGACCGTAAATGTAATTGTCGAATTTCTAAACGCCATTCCGTAACCCACCAACGATAAACCCGCGCTTTTTCACGCTTTACATCGATGCTTAAAGTCCTCAAAGCCTGCCCTTGTATTGTTAGAAACAACCGTATTCTCGCGTTCAGGCATCCAACGGCTGGATTTCAGATACCAAAAGGAAGCGTGGAAGATTACGAGTCAATTGAGGAGGCAGTTCTCCGGGAATTGGCGGAGGAATCTGGTATAAGATCGGCCAGCATCGGGAGCAAGGTCGGTGAGCTTGATTGGCTGATTGAAGCCGGCACCACCAGCTTTGTGCAGGCTGAACACCAGGAGTGGCACATCTACCTGGTACACGCCGACCAACCCCTGCCCGAAGCCTGGACCCACAGCGCCATTGGCAGCGAAGCAGAACAAGGCCTTGACTTCGACTTTTTCTGGCAGCCGTTCAATCCGATACCCGAGCAGTTTGACCCGGTGTACCGTGAAGTGATCAGGATGGTTGAATCACACGTCAGCTAGCCCATGTCTGGCGCAGCAAAAATTGCAGTTGTTGGCCAGGGTATTATTGGTCTGAGTACTGCATCCAGGCTCATGGCAGATGGGCATGCGGTAGATATTTTCAGCAAAGACCCGTTTGAAGCCACAACGTCTATGGCGGCCGGCGCGTACTGGTGGCCCCACAAAGCATACCCACAGGAACGCGTCTCGGCATGGGCGGCATCTACCTATCGCCGGCTGGTAAAAGAAAGTACAAACCCCGCTTCTGGGGTGTTCATGGCGCCACATTTCCGGTTTTGCCTGGATCCCGATGATGGGGCCTATGCCCGCTACTTGCTAGATGACTGGGAGGCCATCGATGGTGCTGCGTACGGCCGGCCTTGCCCCGAAGCCTACAAAATGATGGTGCCCGTTATCGATGTACCCATCTATATGCCCCGGCTGCGCAACCAACTGATACAGGCCGGCGCAAAGTTGATTCAGGAAGAAATAGACCACCCGGACAGCCTCTTTCCTGCCTATGATTTGGTGGTCAACTGCACGGGTGTCTGGGCCTCAACCTTTGTAGATGATCCAACGGTCTACCCGATCAGAGGGCAGGCAGTCAGGCTCTCGCTCCCGCATAACCTGCAAGCCTCCACCCGCATTTTTCAGCACGACGACCAGTTCACGCTCATTTTACCGCGCACCTCAGATGTGATCCTCGGTGGCACAGCACAGGAAGGCAGCTGGGAGACCAGCCCCAGCGAACAAGACACCCAGACTATAGTTAATCGGTGCCGCGGCATCGTTCCGGAAATTGCGGACAGCGCCATACTGGGCACAACTGTTGGACTGCGCCCGGGCAGGAAAACCGTCCGACTAGAACGGACAAAGACAGCTGCCGGTAACCCGATCATCCACAACTACGGCCACGGTGGTGGCGGATTTACCATAGCCTGGGGTTGTGCAGAAGAGGTAGCCTTATTAATCCGGGCACAGGATTCAGCACAGACAGGCAAATAATCTGATCATTGAAAAAAGGTATATTGGCGCAGCATCTCGATTCGGTGCATAAGCATCTGCGTCTGCCTCAACAGTGAGACGCTAATATTCAATCATTCAGCAACACTACATGCGAGACGTATTCATCCATACACAGCCCATCCAACTCTATAAACTTTTAAAACTGGAAAGCCTGGTATCGAGCGGTGGGGAGGCAAAGATGGTTATTTCAGAGGGACTTGTCGAAGTCAATGGAGAAATAGAAACCCGGAAAAGAAAGCAGATTGTTGCCGGCGACGTGATTGTCTTTGGGGAAGAATCGATCAAAGTAAACCTTGATCAGCCCGACAACCAATCGTGAACACCGAGCACATTGAGCACGCCACCCGGCAATGGGTAAACAAAGTTGTCATCGACTTGAACCTCTGCCCATTTGCGCAAAAAGCGATGGCAGCAAAGCAGGTGCGCTTCTTTGTTACGGCAGCGCGCACGGAGGAGGCATTGCTGGAAGTACTCCAGCATGAATTGGCACTGTTGCAGCAAAATCCGGCCATCGAAACCAGTTTGCTCATTCACCCCGAAGCCCTGCGCAACTTCTCTGATTACAACCAGTTTCTGGATTATGCCGACGCGCTGCTCGTTGCAATGGACCTGGAAGGCATTTTTCAGATTGCAAGCTTCCACCCCGACTACCAGTTCAGCGACACACAACTGGAGGACGTTGAGAATTTCACCAACCGCTCGCCCTACCCGATGCTGCATGTACTGCGCGAGCAAAGCGTAGAAGCTGCTGTATGCAAACATCCGGCGCCTGAACAGATACCCGCGCAAAACATCAAACGTTTACGGCAACTTGGCAGCGCCCACATGCTGGCGCTTTTCGACAATTGCCGGAATTCCAAGATACCATAGCTATGCAATACGACGTAGATTCTCCCGCAGCCTATATGGATGCCCTCGCAGATGACTGGCGCCGGGTGAAGGTACAAATCCTGCGAGGCATCATTGAAAAAACTGCTCCCGGCCTGGAAGCCTGTATCAGTTACAAAATGCTTGGATTCAAAGATGACCAGGGCGTGATCTTTCATCTGAATGCGCAAAAAAACCACGTGAGTTTGTATGTAGGTGACGCTGCAAAAATAGACCCGAGTGGCGAGTTGTTGGCCGGCCTCAACCTGGGCAAAGGCTGTATCCGCTTCACAAAA from Bacteroidota bacterium encodes the following:
- a CDS encoding alpha/beta family hydrolase, whose product is MAVKSRKSNKVLLGIRLLMPIFAVSFLVWQITSMQARNVDDALLESSATVTTTHIEEYIEFKPATDTLGAGLLFYPGALVDPVAYVPMARAIAEAGFVVRIIKVPYRMDRFPWQREAVKERTDAAVAERNWVLGGHSRGARMALAYTVENEAKLSGLLLIGSSHPREVSHANLAFPVLKIYGSRDGLASPEEVEQYKHNLPAHTIWHRVEGGNHAQFAWYGSQLGDDSATISREAQHQATVNVIVEFLNAIP
- a CDS encoding NUDIX domain-containing protein; translated protein: MLKVLKACPCIVRNNRILAFRHPTAGFQIPKGSVEDYESIEEAVLRELAEESGIRSASIGSKVGELDWLIEAGTTSFVQAEHQEWHIYLVHADQPLPEAWTHSAIGSEAEQGLDFDFFWQPFNPIPEQFDPVYREVIRMVESHVS
- a CDS encoding FAD-dependent oxidoreductase, which gives rise to MSGAAKIAVVGQGIIGLSTASRLMADGHAVDIFSKDPFEATTSMAAGAYWWPHKAYPQERVSAWAASTYRRLVKESTNPASGVFMAPHFRFCLDPDDGAYARYLLDDWEAIDGAAYGRPCPEAYKMMVPVIDVPIYMPRLRNQLIQAGAKLIQEEIDHPDSLFPAYDLVVNCTGVWASTFVDDPTVYPIRGQAVRLSLPHNLQASTRIFQHDDQFTLILPRTSDVILGGTAQEGSWETSPSEQDTQTIVNRCRGIVPEIADSAILGTTVGLRPGRKTVRLERTKTAAGNPIIHNYGHGGGGFTIAWGCAEEVALLIRAQDSAQTGK
- a CDS encoding RNA-binding S4 domain-containing protein — encoded protein: MRDVFIHTQPIQLYKLLKLESLVSSGGEAKMVISEGLVEVNGEIETRKRKQIVAGDVIVFGEESIKVNLDQPDNQS
- a CDS encoding DUF1415 domain-containing protein, with the protein product MNTEHIEHATRQWVNKVVIDLNLCPFAQKAMAAKQVRFFVTAARTEEALLEVLQHELALLQQNPAIETSLLIHPEALRNFSDYNQFLDYADALLVAMDLEGIFQIASFHPDYQFSDTQLEDVENFTNRSPYPMLHVLREQSVEAAVCKHPAPEQIPAQNIKRLRQLGSAHMLALFDNCRNSKIP
- a CDS encoding DUF1801 domain-containing protein — protein: MQYDVDSPAAYMDALADDWRRVKVQILRGIIEKTAPGLEACISYKMLGFKDDQGVIFHLNAQKNHVSLYVGDAAKIDPSGELLAGLNLGKGCIRFTKTKAIPEDRMTQFIAKAVDMWQAGEDIGC